From Ipomoea triloba cultivar NCNSP0323 chromosome 5, ASM357664v1, the proteins below share one genomic window:
- the LOC116020572 gene encoding uncharacterized protein LOC116020572, translating to MPGLDLKVAVHCLAVKKTCHLVKQAQRRFRPELIPPIEGEVNKLIEAGFIREVKYPTWISSIVPVRKKNGQIRVCVDFRDLNVACPKDDFPLPITELMIDAVTGHEIMSFMDGSSGYNQIRMAPEDEELTAFRTPKCIYCYKVMPFGLKNAGATYQRAMQKIFDDMLHKIVECYVDDLVVKSKCRTDHLGHLRGIEIEQAKIDAIMNMPEPRNLHELKSLQGKLAYIRRFISNLAGRCQPFSRLMKKGIPFIWDEAYKNAFESIKSYLMKPPVITAPIHGRPLIFYISAQESSVGALLAQENDNGKENALYYLSRMMRPNELKYSPIEKLCLANELKYSPIEKLCLALVFAIKKLKHYFEAHIIAIKKLKHYFEAHIIQLVSKANPVKFVMAKVVLFDRLARWYLLFQQFEIIYVPQKSVKGQALADFLADHPIPAEWELSDDLPDEDVLIIEVLPPWKMYFDRVAHRGGAGAGVVFITPEGEVLPYSFTLTEQCSNNVAEYQALILGLEIAVDMKQLRINIYGDSKLVVNQVMGLYEVRKTELVSYNNYAKILMQWLGDVTIEHVPRKENKQADALAALSSTIAHPTARIQVCQKWVVPPIFNEDGSVDETVELPTAFVYDIGQDDWRQSLIDYFTDGKLPEDPRKRVDIKHRALRFIYYNETLYRRSFEGVWLRCLGKEEALQAMQEAHSRVCGAHQSGPKLHFHIKRMGYYCPTMVKDCIDYARRCQACQFHANFIHQPPEPLHPTVASWPFDTLGLDVVGPFTPKSSAGHAYILAATDYFSKWTEAVALKEVKKENVADFLRVHIIYRFGIPRYILTDNGKPFDNKLMDKICKLFNFQQRNSSAYYAAANGLAEAFNKTLCNLFKKVVSKSKRD from the exons ATGCCAGGGTTAGACCTAAAGGTGGCAGTACACTGCCTGGCAGTGAAAAAGACATGCCATCTAGTCAAGCAAGCTCAACGGCGCTTTCGCCCTGAACTTATTCCCCCGATTGAAGGAGAAGTCAACAAACTTATAGAGGCTGGATTTATTCGCGAAGTGAAATATCCAACTTGGATATCCAGCATTGTGCCCGTGCGCAAGAAGAACGGCCAAATTCGCGTATGCGTAGACTTTCGGGACCTTAATGTTGCATGTCCGAAAGATGACTTCCCACTTCCCATCACAGAGTTGATGATAGATGCCGTAACTGGGCACGAGATCATGTCATTCATGGATGGCTCCTCCGGTTACAATCAAATTCGCATGGCGCCGGAAGATGAGGAGTTGACAGCGTTTCGAACGCCGAAATGCATCTATTGCTACAAAGTGATGCCCTTTGGTTTGAAAAATGCAGGTGCTACATACCAAAGGGCTATGCAGAAAATATTTGATGATATGCTTCATAAAATAGTGGAATGCTATGTCGATGATTTGGTTGTGAAGTCAAAATGTCGCACAGATCACTTGGGACACTTAAG GGGCATCGAGATCGAACAAGCTAAGATTGATGCTATAATGAATATGCCTGAACCGAGAAATCTTCACGAGCTTAAAAGCTTACAAGGGAAGTTGGCATACATCCGAAGGTTCATATCAAATCTAGCGGGAAGATGTCAACCCTTTAGCCGGTTAATGAAGAAAGGCATCCCGTTTATATGGGATGAAGCCTACAAGAACGCATTTGAGAGCATCAAGTCGTACTTAATGAAGCCGCCCGTGATAACTGCCCCTATTCACGGTCGCCCATTGATTTTCTATATCTCCGCCCAAGAAAGCTCTGTGGGCGCCTTGCTTGCTCAAGAAAATGACAATGGGAAAGAGAACGCCCTCTACTATCTCAGTAGAATGATGAGACCAAACGAGTTAAAATATTCTCCAATTGAgaagctatgtttggcaaacgaGTTAAAATATTCTCCAATTGAGAAGCTATGTTTGGCACTTGTGTTCGCCATTAAAAAGCTTAAGCACTACTTTGAAGCTCATATCATTGCCATTAAAAAGCTTAAGCACTACTTTGAAGCTCATATCATTCAACTTGTGTCGAAAGCGAACCCAGTAAAGTTTGTTATGGCGAAGGTCGTTCTCTTTGACCGCCTAGCAAGGTGGTATTTATTGTTTCAACAGTTTGAAATCATCTATGTGCCACAAAAGTCTGTCAAGGGGCAAGCTTTAGCCGATTTCTTAGCAGATCATCCAATACCAGCTGAATGGGAGTTATCTGATGACCTACCTGATGAGGATGTGCTTATCATTGAAGTCCTACCCCCATGGAAAATGTATTTTGATAGAGTCGCACATAGAGGAGGGGCAGGAGCTGGAGTTGTCTTCATCACCCCGGAAGGTGAAGTGTTGCCATATTCATTCACCTTGACAGAGCAATGTTCCAACAATGTTGCCGAATATCAAGCATTGATACTGGGACTAGAGATAGCGGTTGACATGAAACAACTAAGAATCAacatttatggagattcaaagttgGTCGTCAACCAAGTGATGGGGCTATACGAAGTAAGGAAAACAGAGTTAGTCTCGTACAACAACTATGCAAAGATACTCATGCAATGGTTGGGTGACGTCACAATTGAGCATGTACCGAGAAAAGAGAACAAGCAAGCTGATGCCTTAGCCGCATTGTCTTCAACTATTGCTCATCCTACAGCCCGAATACAAGTATGTCAAAAGTGGGTAGTTCCACCTATCTTCAATGAAGATGGCTCAGTAGATGAAACTGTTGAACTCCCCACTGCTTTCGTTTATGATATTGGCCAAGATGACTGGAGACAATCACTGATTGACTACTTCACTGATGGAAAGTTACCAGAGGATCCTCGTAAGAGGGTGGATATAAAGCACCGAGCTCTTCGCTTCATCTACTATAATGAGACGTTATATCGTCGTTCATTTGAGGGAGTTTGGCTCCGATGTCTAGGAAAAGAGGAGGCATTACAAGCTATGCAGGAGGCTCATTCTAGAGTTTGTGGTGCGCATCAATCTGGACCTAAGTTGCACTTCCACATTAAACGAATGGGCTATTATTGTCCTACAATGGTAAAAGATTGCATAGACTATGCTCGAAGATGCCAAGCTTGTCAATTTCATGCAAACTTCATCCATCAGCCACCAGAGCCTCTACATCCAACAGTTGCATCATGGCCTTTCGATACTTTGGGACTCGATGTGGTTGGCCCGTTTACGCCCAAGTCATCTGCAGGGCATGCATACATATTGGCCGCCACTGACTACTTTTCAAAGTGGACGGAAGCCGTAGCGTTAAAGGAggtaaaaaaggaaaatgttgCAGACTTCCTCCGCGTCCATATCATCTATCGATTTGGCATCCCGCGATATATCCTAACTGATAACGGGAAACCCTTTGACAATAAATTGATGGACAAGATCTGcaaacttttcaactttcagcagCGAAACTCTTCAGCTTATTATGCAGCTGCAAATGGGCTTGCTGAAGCTTTTAACAAGACCCTATGCAATCTGTTTAAAAAAGTGGTCTCAAAATCAAAACGTGACTAG